The region cAAATATTTAGGAGactaaaaaaccaaataataatttaatttttcatccaTCAATTACGTAAGGAAAAAGTGATACCTAATTACTAATTATATTGAAACAAGACTAAACTTTGAAGAAAAGAGAGTGAGAAACTCACATCTTAATCAAGAagtgagaatgaaaaaaaaaaacaaagaaaaaggtaTAATAAAGAACAAATTCTTAACCACAATCTAATCACACTCttaatctttcaattaaaaaaatcaacaacaatgttacaaattatttttcagTAAAGTTACAGCTTGCTTTCCAACCTCGCCAACTCACACTCAATCATTAATCACCGATTGAAGAATCAGGGCCCTTATGACGCATCACTCTTTGGATGTATAGATtcctctctgtctctctctttataattaaatatttaaataataaaaaattatatcaaagaGCTTATGTTTAATACTTATTGGTAACAtgcaagtaataaaaaaatatctctaaaatatttatttacctgATTTACCCCTCGTATAAACCTTTGAGATTGTGATATTTTATAAGGATATGTATGTAATTTGGAGTTAAAGATAGGTGGGAAGTTGGGTTTTCATCTCTTATGTGGGCTCCGTGATAAACGCCTGCCATGTTACACCCTAACTCTACCTTTCTCTCTCTACAGCTGTTGCAAATGGGTTCTTGTCTCCCTTgttactttcttctttttttttacttttttttttttaatattgatgtTTGGGTTgttattctttaatttaatttaatttttatgttttagtgaAAATTTGTGGTTTTATGGATAAGTGAAACTGTAATGTGCATTGACATGAAAAGTGGGCATTCTTTTGAGCAAAATATCTTGGCTATCATCCATCAGTGATGGATGCTGATTTAACCATATATTTCATGCTTTGCGTCTTGTAACTGAGTTGGGAGAAGGACATTTTTGTCTCATCtcatttttattgtaatttaacttaaatatatatatattttttatttttttcttaattttgctataactttttaatttattcaatgTCATGGTATATTTCTAAATTTGTTGTAACGTAAATTTACAGTTTATCCGGTGATCATATCTTTAACGTGATAAAGTATACAagttatataaaaacaaatttatgaaaaaatataattaattttgaaatacaGTGATTTGCTCGCTTTCATcattggttttaaaattttggttttttctgAATTGAACGTTTACTCTGTGCACTGATATCACACATGGCATTTGAACTTTGTGAAAGACGAAACCaccataataaaattatatttatcaattcaatacattttattttacaacTTCCACGTGGATTGCTATTTTAAATGCCAACAAAATCAGCGATGTAAAATTGACACAATAATAAATTAGTGATACacatatcataataaaaaatatataaaaaatatacaattcaACCAGTTAAacacataaaattattattattattatttaaatataaaacaaaaaaaaaactgaaatataaaagtatttataaaaacatgaaaGTAAACTatggtggaattttttttacaGATAAGCGAAGGCCCCACCACCGCCATAAGACCTCACAAATCTGGTTGGAAATCACCCACGCCTTAACCCAACCGTCCATGTGGTGGGCCACATGCTTCGCTTGCGTACATCTCTGTATAATCCctacctttttattattataatataatatatatatgtataatttaaataaaaaattaatatataatttttgccACTGGGTGTGAATATACAAAGCCCACCACTGATTACattcaagaaagaaagaaaaaagggcTACGGATAACCCACCAGCTCAACCCCCAAGATGAAACCATCCCATCCACTCTGAACTCGTATACCCATACATACCACTCTGTCTCTACCTTCTCAATACACACCGCTTTCATCCATGTCCTTTCCCatgttttaactattattagGCACAAgcatcttctttctttcttttatcatttccCCATCCCACACaccctcctcctccttctttctctttctcacatcatcatcatcatcatcatgatcatcatcttcAGTACTTTATCAATTTGAGTTTTAGTTAAAGAGTTCTGAGTTTTTGAGTTTTGAGTTTCTTCTCTCCTGGATCTCtccatcttctttcttcttcttcttcttcttcttcttcttcttctttggatgtacatttaaatttattattatacttaATTTGCATGTATTTCcatattcctttttattttatttgggaaaaaaaaattatttataattttatatttatatttataattttaatttttatgccaGCACTCACTCGTAGGGCTTCCCTTTCTCTGCTGTCTTTCCAGTTGTCCAAGCTTCCATCTTTTTCACCCCCTTCATGTACTGATATCCTTTTCCAATTTCCGATTCCTCCAATCCCACCACTTCCCTCCCTTCCTCGCTCGCTCCTTCCTTCTCTAACAACCCAACCCTAGAAGGGAATCAATCATTCAATCAatctccctcttcttcttcttcttcatcatcatcatctcttcttACTAGTATTTTGCCCTAGTACttgctgttgttgctgttgctgttgctgtaGTTGTAACAGTAGTAGAAGCAGCAGCAGAACTGCGTAATCTTGGAATTATGCAGCAAGGAGGGGGGTCCCAGTACGGGGTTCCCCCGCCGCCGGGAATGCCTTCCTTCGGCGCAACCGCTGAAGCGGCGTCGCCGATCAGTAGCCGGCCACCGCCAACTCGTTCTATAAATTTTGAGGAATTAGGGCCGGCCGTGCCTGGGAACTTCCCTGATGATGAAGCCCTAGCTGCAGCAGGTGAAGAGGCTGACCGTGGTGGAGTTCCAGGTAACCGATGGCCTCGCCAAGAGACGCTGGCGTTGCTGAAGATCCGGTCGGAGATGGACGCCGCTTTCCGAGATGCCACACTGAAAGGACCTCTTTGGGAGGAGGTCTCCAGGTTAGTTCTTTGTCTGTCTGTCTTTGTTAATCCAATTGCCTGCAAATGCGGGGAGGTTTTGAATGGAATCACGGATCTCGGAGTGCTATAATTGAGAGAAAGGATGGAGAAAGCCATGGATAACGGTATTCTCGGGTTCCAAGCGCGCCAGCCATGGACGAAAGGGGGTGAACGAGAGGAGAGGCCTGGAGAAACAGCTAGCCAACGATCTTGGGATCTGAGGATCCAGTTCGTACTACGGATCGGGTGGACTTGTAGCTCccgctgctgttgctgctgtaGTTGCtgctcttcttctctttctctttctttttcttcatttttttcattttagacAGACCCACAGATCTCAAGCATCTTTATtgagtaaaatttttatttttattcttattattattattatttttttgggtttctgAATTCGATAAGGCCTGGGTCAGATCCGTAGCATCAATCCCAACCAATGCTCCATTTGTTTAGCTTTGGTTTACCTTTTTATTACCAGCTCTTTTCTCAATGCGCCATTAGTGTTATGagctttctttgtttatttttaatataatcaaagatAAAGATAGTAAATGCAAATGCAAATGAAATGAAGTGGAGTGAAATTTGttagatctctctctctctctctctctctctctctctatatatatgtatatatatatatatatatatatctatttaacTATTATCTATTTAATCTATCAATGATGAGGGATCTCATAgcatttgcttttcttttgtttcatcAATCTGAAGGAAGCTGGCGGAGCTTGGGTACGTGAGAAGTGGCAAGAAATGCAAGGAAAAGTTTGAGAACGTACATAAATATTACAAGAGGACCAAGGAAGGCCGCGCCGGCCGTCAAGACGGTAAGAGCTACCGTTTCTTCAGCCAGCTCGAAGCTCTTCACAGCAGCAGTACCAACACTACTACTTCCGCTGCTACTGCTACTGCTACTGCTACTACCACAACATATGCAACTGTTCCGTCAACTGCTGCTGTTGTAACACCGAGTTTAACAACCCCAGCCTCTATCGGCTTAACCTCCGGCGGTGGCTCATCTGGAAGGATGcaaacaccaccaccaccacaaccaCCACCGATCCCCGCTGCGCCACTCACCAGCGCTTTCCCTCCTGGCAGCATTAGCTTCTCATCCAACagctcctcctcctcgtcctccgaGTCTGATGATGATGACACTGAAGAAATGATGAGAGAAGGAAGAAAGAGGAAAAGAtctgatggtggtggtggtggtgaagtAGTAGTAGAAAGATGATGGCTTTCTTTGAAGGGTTGATGAAGCAAGTGATGGAGAGGCAGGAGGCCATGCAACAGAGATTCTTGGAAACCATTGAGAAGAGAGAACAAGATCGGATGATCAGAGAGGAAGCTTGGAGGAGACAAGAGATGGCCAGGCTTAACCGAGAGCATGAGCTCATGGCTCAAGAGAGAGCCATGGCTGCTTCCCGTGATGCTGCTGTCATTGCCTTCCTTCAAAAGATCAGTGGTCAGACCATCCAGCTACCACAACCATCTACTACCACTGCTGTTGTTACTCCACCACCGGCACCgacaccaccaccagcaccggcaccaccaccaccacaacacAACATTGAGATTATAAGGCAACCACAACCACAGCCACCACCACAACCACCAGTGTCATCATCAGAGCTGGTGCTAGTGCCGGAGCCGTCTCATGAGATGGCTGTAACCGGAGGAGGAGGGTTCGAGACAGTGGCATCGTCTCGCTGGCCGAAGGCGGAAGTCCATGCTTTGATCCAGCTGCGCAGCGGGCTGGATTCAAAGTACGTAGAGGCCGGGCCAAAAGGACCGTTGTGGGAGGAGATCTCGTTGGAAATGCAGCGGCTTGGATATAACCGGAGCTCCAAAAGGTGCAAAGAAAAGTGGGAGAACATCAACAAGTACTTCAAGAAAGTGAAGGAGAGTAACAAGAAGCGGCCGGAGGACGCCAAGACCTGCCCTTACTTCCATCAGCTCGATGCTCTCTATCGGAAAAAACATGGAGGTTCATCATCAAATCTGAGAAGCATTACTGTGGAGCCGGAGACGACGAGTACACAGCAACAAGAAAGGCCTCTTGCAATCATGGCACCACCACCAGTAGCAACtgcaacaccaccaccaccaccaccaccacaacagcaacaacagcagcaacaacaagaacaagaagtagCTCAACAAGATCAATCTGAGGTGAAGAACGGAAGCAGCAGTAGCAACCAGGATACTAGCAATGGAGGACATCATCAATCTAGTTTCTTCGAAGAAGGGACTAGTGGTGGCAATGGAAGTGGTAGTGGGAGCTCGATGATGAAGAAGGTAAGGGATATATGATATTATACTAATAGTATTGCATAATTAGAAGAGATCGATCTCTTGTGAACTGGATTGATTCTATTCTTTGCATTGAAGCCAGAAGACATTATGAAGGAGCTGATGGAGCAGCAGAACCATCAAGGGGTGATGGACGAAACCGAAAAGCTTGATGAACCTGATAGCGATAACATGGAGcaggatgatgaagatgaggatgaggatgaggatgaagagGATAGGAAAATGCAGTACAAGATCCAGTTCCAGAGGCCCAATgtaggtggaggaggaggaggtggtggtaGTGGTGGGGATTCCGGTAATGGTACCTCCACTAAaacggcggcggcggcggcggcggcggccaCCGCTGCCGGCTCCTTCTTGGCCATGGTCCAATAGATATCTCATCTTTCCTTGCCTTTCTCCTCAATTGTACCATATGTACCTACTATATAGACCGGTGAAACTCAACTCAACTCAACtcatatcaaatcaaatcaaatccattCCAATCCATTCTCTATATACTCATCTCATCTTCCTCTTTGGCATATATATCCTTTCATAACCATTTTAtctattcatcatcatcatcttcatcctctttCATTGTCTACAAAGCTTCATATATTCATTTCCATTAGCTTTTTGAttcatcctttgtttttctattttattgatttgttgtGGAATAAGGAAATCCCTCTCCAGCCAACAGGGAGGACAAAGACAGTCTCAAAAAGAAGGCAGGAATAAGCtcaagcacacacacacacacacacacacacacacacacacacagacataAACTCACAAGAGTACCCACAAAGATTGTGAAGCTTCAGAGAAATATGGGTGGAAGAATCAATGGTGGGAGTCCGGCCGGCTTGTACATGGAAactcaaggaagaagaagaagaagaagaagaagaagaagaagaagaagaactgtgtatatttttcttcttaatggcaggagagagaaaaagagagagagagagagagaagctgAATGTTTGGTGCGAGGATTctatattttccatttttttatcttttaatttatttatgattagTTCTCTACATTATTTACTTATGATGATGAAGGTCTTTTTTTGATCCTGGTTTGTGGCACTGTTACACTGTACACATTAATTATTTCCTTGATATTATTCTTCACATTATTATTGTTcatcatgtgtgtgtgtgtgtgttagttACTATATATTCATCCTCATTTCAATCTCATTGTTCTCGTTGTcattgttgcttttattgtttgcTTTACTTGTTTCAAGAGAATCAGTGATGACTGCAATGCATGAGCAattgtgttgtattttgttgTAAGGTTTGACAGTAAAAGGATACAgtgatagagagagaaagagagaggtgTTAAGAAGAGAACGTGGAGGTTGCAGTGCAGGCGTTGAGATGCCCAaacttttgtttggttttataaTTTGATGGTCTGTGGGATGGGGGGCAAACCTTTTTAGCACACTCAGGGGGGCAGGTTGTTGTTGCATATAAaggaaattattaaataaataaataaataaataaacactacTGAGAGGAAGAAGtgaaagaaaatggaaaaaagaaaagcaagtgTTTCAGTGAGGAATGAGGatacctttttttctttattattattattattactattaaacATTACACCCTGAAGGGCCTGAACTTAAATGAGTTATCACCTTTTGTCTCCCCACTACCTCCCTCACCACCtgctttataataataataataataattattattattatttgcttgaTTTATGTATAAGAGTATCATTTTTCACAATGAAGGATGAAGagtttgtatttaattttatactttggttttatttttcttataatttaaacGTTGTATTGTTTGTGGCAAAGATCAAAATTGTTTAAAATGTTTCTGTTGAGAAATACAATTATTGAGATTATTATACTCTTTAATTTGTCCTTAATGAGTTTGGTATCTTTCATGTTTGTCTTGGTTCTCACCAAGCGGAGTAGATGATACATTTAATGCAATTATAAATCAAACACTATGAAATATTAAAACGTTGTCTCTTTTAATTGAGAAAGATTgatctcaaaataataatacttataAAAATGTACACAGTACAAAGATGCAAAAGCATCCttcaacataaaataaaaaccatgtCTACTAATTATTAAAACTCATTTCCAAGACATAATACTTAAttgttcaagaaaaaaaaatataaaaatagcatAACATAACAAGTCTCTATTTTATCAACATTAATAAGAAGACAAatgttatatgaaaaatatatataaacaccaaaattaaattgaaaaaaatgatctCCTATATATATTCAGTAGCCAAGaactataataaattaaactcTTCATATATAGATGTTTCCAAGAGGAAAATTAAAGGTTATTATTCTCTAATGGTTGTATCCAAGCTAGGCACAAATAGCCAAAGTCCCATGAACTCTCCCACTAATGACAACCACACAAGCATCTTCAAATGCAAGAGTGGGAAGGCATaaagaagtataaaaaaaaaacaagtcaagGATTGGGAGGTTTTTCAGTTAGTTCATGCATGCCAGAGAAATCCAACAAGAATGAAAGCTATGCACTTTAAGAAGTATGAGGAgggcataaatatatatattgctcCATGTTACCCACTTGCATCCTTTGCACATGCTCTCATTCTCCATCCTTAATGTCATCTAGCAAACAACATGGGACCCTTactagtgatatatatatatatatatatattcccttccctatatatatatatatattttctatgaACTTAATGAACAAAAAATGGCTTTTTAGAGAAATGAACAACAACGGCTTGCTTTTGTTATCCAATGATGATATGAGATGTGTGctgagatgatgatgatgatgatgatgatgatgataagacTCAAGGCTTTGCTTTTCAACCACTGTTTAGGATGTAAACCATGGCAACTCTAAAAAGGTGGTGGGACTCACTCTACATGATATATAATTAACACTTTAGCACTAAGAGCTTTTAATTTGTGTGACGAGATGTGACATCACTCATATCAGTTGATCATGAAATTATGAGAATAATTAAGTTAATCCTGATAAGTTCCATGACTAAGGGAATAGAAGGTCTAGCAATAGCAATGTTTATGTTAAAAGcttttgtatttgtttcatgcaaatcaaacatatattgGATAAAGTATATTTAACTTACAAACCTCATTCATATAATTTATCATATTAACTAATATGagattattattacttattcgAACTTATCATCCTTATATATATGTCTGCTACATTGTAAAGAATCTAAATATATAATCCAAACTCTCTCTCATACTACATTTAAATGCAAATCAAACTAAACAAATCAAAGTGATAATCATGATTCACCTAAACTGAAACTATGAGTAGAAACAAGgaggaaatgaaaaaaaaagagagagaattatatatcaaatcaaaatattataataaacctCTACATTATCATAGAAATTTATCATGTAAATCTCAGAAATAATTACTACATGCCTGACAAAACATTTATAACGTTAGATTCAAAGATAATTCACCCAAAAAGCTGAAGTCCTTtgcaaagaaaacacaaaactcTAAATATCTGCAGAACACTTAGGAAGCAAGAGGGGAAGAGTTTGCAGACCTTTGGATCAACTGATTCATGATCGCTTGGGTATATATATGTTGGCCTCTGTTGGTGCTTAAGTTCATTCACCAGTGTACTCCGTAGAAGCTTCTTCCCTTCCACGCCACCTCGCTCGCCGTCTTCGGGACATAGTACACCATTGAGCTAAAGAACACATGCAAGAACCCCTTGCAGTTGCCACTAGCACACTTACAAAAAGACATTGTTGGCTCTTTCAGGAAATCAcaatttgtttataattaacactcctttaatatatataataaaggaCTTGTGTTTATACAGATTAAACGTAACATTTATTCCCAACAATAATATTAGGAGCTAGACATAGAGGGATTATttctaactaataaaaatatcaaatgtaatttcttcttatttattaatatactaattCTATTTTGATACTAACATATATTTCTGTAATATATTACAATATACCCCTCAAACTCATGGTGCATGCAATATGAATAATACTTAGGTCAATATGACCCAACAGATGTTGAtaaccaataaaaattaaagatgaaaagaaattgatgtttaaacaaactaaaatcaataaagatataatcaagctcccttaatgcatTGTATGCAGACcaaatcaatcaagtttttgataccaaatgtaaaataaaagagaagatgataataataatcaatcGGATAATGAAGCTATGGCAGGAggagataataaaaaaaggaaaaaaaatatcaacacatatatatattaaataaccaATAGTAATAATACTTTTTTGGACGATCAATACAATATTAGGatcatatttataatttgttaaaTGCAAACTAAACATActgttttgatttaatttatattaaaaaaattaagctaGTAATAATATTTACCAAAGTTCATTTAAGAATATGAACActattcataaaataataatgaaggGCATAGCTAAAGTTAACCAAAAGCTAATGTTTGGAACGTACGgaagcaagcaagaaaacaaTATCGAGTTTTTCAGGGGGCAATAGGTAAAACAGCAAAGCTAGggattttatattatcataattattaactCAGGATGTTGCCTGTTTGTAAACTCATACATAGATATATAAGTGATACCAGTGCAAATTATTGGTTTTGAGGAATGGGTCACCCTAACACATCCCATCACTAGTGGAATCAAAGACCTGGCAATCCCAATACTTATGCTAATCATTGTGATAAGGCTTTACCTTTCCTTTTTGGGCATCCAAACTGCAATCAATGGCACAACTTCAAATAGAAAATTCCAAAACAGAAGTGGGGAAAGATATTTTAGCTTTCCCCCCATACGATCTTAGCTCATTGCTTACTAAAGACTCTAACAAGAAGCTATGTGACTTTACAAGCTAAGCATCCATTACTTTTACTTTTAAGAAAGCACCAGCCTTCCAAGATAAGGAGTGTAAGATgtagattattatatattattttttaagtgtgAAATAACAATCAATAGCGTGTGATGGAGATTGATTGATGACTTTATGGGCTCATTAAATAAAGCAATGAGATGAACATGGAgtgataaaaacaaaagagtGATTGAAACCTACTTAGTTTACCTGTGAACCACTCCACCAAAGGACAAGCAATGTAGGTTCTTTTCTTTGTTGGGTGGCCAGCCAAGCAAATGACCTAAAGTAAATCCTTTCATGTATTTGGTGCTGGCTTTTCCATGTGAGAACATGCATGCTCTCTAGAAAATCACTATGGGGCCACCATATAAGAAGACAAAACTAAACAAGTTGTTAGATGGCATGAACTATGAAGGAAATAACTCAAATCAAATCACAAAGAAGAATTAGTTTGAATATAAACCAGGTACTTtatcacaaaatatatatatctataccaGGTTAGAAAACACACTAAATCTGAATATATGTAGAGTGCACAAAGTAATGACCTATATGCTAACAAACTACCGGTATATAAGATGATATATAGTCAAACATAACTAACAGAACCAAGTCAGCAGCAGCTCATATATTAGCTTTCTAGCTGAAAAGCATAAGCTTCAAATTGAATATGTTGAATACAAACTTATAGAGACCAAGAAGGaattacatatattatcatGATTCAAAAAGTCTTTGCTTACCCAGGACAGGAAGGATGCCAAGGTTTACCTTCCAGATTAGTTTGGCAAATATTTTAGAAACAGAATAAAGTTGTACTCAAACTAAATTTATAGCAGCATCATACCGAATagcaaaaaaaaacacttggATAAGAATGCCgcaaataaaatggataaatactAACACAATGATGCAAAGGATAATCCGATTGAAGCTGACAAGACATGCATACTTAGTGGGATGGATAAACTTCATGTTGAAAAAGTAACGTAGTACATAATGCCAAACATCCAAAGTATAACGCAAATGGCATGTCATTCAAGAATTATTAACTACATGCCAATTGATGTCATTGTCTATCACATCCAGTCAATTCCACTCATCAGCagtttttgaagaaaaacaaaattgctATATGTAGATCATTAGGCTAGTCTATTTCTGCTAGTAAGATTGCACGTCCTATTCTAAGTCAATCGAAACAACCAGTATTTTCGGTGCAGTGACCTCTCAGAAAAAGGTGACCTTTTCAGGAGGAACGCACTAAAAATTTTGATAAGCAAGGGTTCGTGTAGCACATCCAGCCCAAACATGAATTACCTATCAGACTAGTCATTTATATAGTACTGGCTCTACTCTGCAGACTCAAGTCTTGTCCCTGCATAGCAAGTCAAACAATTCAATACATAAAAGTTTCCTGTTAAGATGCCTTTCTTAAATCTACTCTCACGCCATTCTTTTGATTGATTGAGGGCATTCAAAAAGAAATGTCTGCGAAACCTAATAAGGTTTATTTCAGGGTCAACTCAAATTGATTTCTTCTAAGGGTCTTAAATCATTGGTACACTACTGTTATATGCAAAGTGGCAATCAATGAACGTTTCTGACGGAACAAGCTTTGAATAGAGATCCTTGGTTTAACTGCCACATAAACCGAGAAATGATTGTGAGCACTGGAAAACAGCAAGCTGAAGTTAAAAATAACAGTTAGACCATTCCGAGAATCATTGCTACTAAGCGCGGCTTAGTGTTCATCATCAACTATAATGAGAATGAGTAGGTTCACAGTACCAACTTGCTTCTAAAAGGATTAATATGA is a window of Dioscorea cayenensis subsp. rotundata cultivar TDr96_F1 unplaced genomic scaffold, TDr96_F1_v2_PseudoChromosome.rev07_lg8_w22 25.fasta BLBR01001049.1, whole genome shotgun sequence DNA encoding:
- the LOC120255534 gene encoding LOW QUALITY PROTEIN: trihelix transcription factor GTL1-like (The sequence of the model RefSeq protein was modified relative to this genomic sequence to represent the inferred CDS: deleted 2 bases in 1 codon), translating into MQQGGGSQYGVPPPPGMPSFGATAEAASPISSRPPPTRSINFEELGPAVPGNFPDDEALAAAGEEADRGGVPGNRWPRQETLALLKIRSEMDAAFRDATLKGPLWEEVSRKLAELGYVRSGKKCKEKFENVHKYYKRTKEGRAGRQDGKSYRFFSQLEALHSSSTNTTTSAATATATATTTTYATVPSTAAVVTPSLTTPASIGLTSGGGSSGRMQTPPPPQPPPIPAAPLTSAFPPGSISFSSNSSSSSSSESDDDDTEEMMREGRKRKRSDGGGGGESSRKMMAFFEGLMKQVMERQEAMQQRFLETIEKREQDRMIREEAWRRQEMARLNREHELMAQERAMAASRDAAVIAFLQKISGQTIQLPQPSTTTAVVTPPPAPTPPPAPAPPPPQHNIEIIRQPQPQPPPQPPVSSSELVLVPEPSHEMAVTGGGGFETVASSRWPKAEVHALIQLRSGLDSKYVEAGPKGPLWEEISLEMQRLGYNRSSKRCKEKWENINKYFKKVKESNKKRPEDAKTCPYFHQLDALYRKKHGGSSSNLRSITVEPETTSTQQQERPLAIMAPPPVATATPPPPPPPQQQQQQQQQEQEVAQQDQSEVKNGSSSSNQDTSNGGHHQSSFFEEGTSGGNGSGSGSSMMKKPEDIMKELMEQQNHQGVMDETEKLDEPDSDNMEQDDEDEDEDEDEEDRKMQYKIQFQRPNVGGGGGGGGSGGDSGNGTSTKTAAAAAAAATAAGSFLAMVQ